The nucleotide window TCCAGCGCCGCGACGAGGCCCATCGAGCTGCCGGCCGGATGGCCGTAAACGAGAATTGGTTCCACGATATTTGTCCTTGAATAAGTTCATCTGGCGCTGCGCAGCTGGTGGAACCTAGCCAATGCGATGCCTAAGTAAATTACGGACAATTTTGTAACCAGCGCTGGAGAGCCTAATGCAGACCCTCGTTTCCGCCTGCCCCATCGAGGATGTGATGCGGGTTCTCTCGGGCCGCTGGCCCAGCCTGCTGCTCTATTATCTCAAGGATGGCACCAAGCGCTTTAGCGACCTTCAGCGCGACAATCCCAGCGTTTCCCACCGCATCCTGTCGCTCGAATTGCGCAAGCTCGAACAGGCTGGCCTGGTGGCGCGCACAGCCTTTCCCGGCTATCCGCTGCGGGTGGAATATGACCTGACGCCCGCCGGCACCCAATTGATGCCACTCATCGATTCCCTGGCCGATTGGTGGTCGACAAGTGCCCGGCTGCGCGCCCGCCACGCCGTTCCCGCCGAGGCCTGACAGGCCTTAATGCATATGCGGGCCGCCCATGAGCTGGTGGCCGGCATTGCGCGGAATGCGCAGGAACATCACCACGGCAATCGCGCTGACGGCGGAAACCACATAAAAGGCCATGTGGAAATCGGCCAGCGCCAGCTCGTCGCCGCCGCGTAGACGGTGCGCCAGTTCCAGCGTGCCGCCGCCCAGCGCCACGCCCATGGCGAACATCAGCTGACCCCAGACCTGGCTCATCACATTGGCCTGGCCGGCATCCTTGTCCTCCACATCGGCGAAAACGAAGGCATTTGAGCCGGTCCAGAACATGGATTGCCAGAAGCCGGTGAAGACCAGAATGCCCAGAATCAGCGGGAAGGGCGTGCCGGGCGCATAAAAGCCCATGACCAGGATGCCCAGGGTCGACACCAGTGTTGACACCACCAGCGGATATTTGAACCCCCAGGTTTTGAACATCCAATTGGCGACGAATTTGGCCGCCAGCGCACCGATAGCGGCGACAAAGGTGACCATGCCGCTTTCAAACGGCGTCAGCCCGAAGCTCAATTGCAGCATGAGTGGAAAGAGAAAGGGTACGGCGCCTTGACCAAGACGGAAGAAGCTGCCAGCCACCACCGACACACGGAAGATCGGCAGGCGCAAAAGGCGCAGATCGAGCAATGGATACTCGGCGACCAGGGCATGGCGCGTGTAGAAATAGCCAAGGCCAATACCCAGCACCGCGGCGACGACGCCATAGATCGGGGGCAGGGCGGGCAGGCTGATCACCGAACAGCCAAAGGCGAACAGGGCAAAGGCCAGGCCGGCCAGCACGAAGCCCTTACCATCGATATTGCGCGGCTTGTTGCGCTGATCATTGGGCAGGGCAAAGCCGACCAGCGCCATGCCCAATAGGCCAATGGGCACATTGATGATGAAGATCCAGTGCCAGGAGAAATAGGTGGTGAGGAACCCGCCAAAGGGCGGGCCGACAATCGGCCCGATCAAGGCGGGGATGGTCAGCCAGGCCATGGCATCGACCAATTGATGGCGCGGTGTCATCCGCACCAGCACCAGCCGGGCGACCGGACCCATCATCGCTCCGCCCATGCCCTGGATGAAACGCGCACCTACGAACTGGGCCAGGGAGCCGGAAAAGGCGCAGGCAATCGAGCCGATCATGAACACCAGCATGGCGGTTCGGAACACCCGCCGCGCGCCGAACCGGTCGGCCATCCAGCTCGATATGGGGATGAAAATGGCGAGGGCCACCAGATAGGCCGTCAGCGCCAGTTTGAGCGAAATCGGATCGGTGCCGATATCGGCGGCAATGGCCGCCAGTGAAGTGGCAATCACCGTCGAGTCCATGTTTTCCATGAACAGCGCGGTGGCGAGGATCAGTGGTGTTACGCGCGACATGTGTTTTCACGGCCCGGCGATCCGGGTCCGCTCACTCCCTGGCGGCCTTATGGCCCGAAACATTGTTGCCCGCGTCATGCGGCAGGCGGAAATAAACAAGGCCCGCCAGGGCGCTGAGCCCCCCAACGGTGAAAAAGGCGATCTGGAAATTGAGCAGCGTCAGATGCCCGCCGCTCAGCGTGCTCGTGACCTCAAGTATGGCGCCGGCCACCGCCACCCCGAAGGCCACCGACAATTGCTGGGCCACGGCGACGATGGCGGTGGCCTGGCTGGCTTCCTCGTCTGAAATATCGGCGTAGCCGATGGCGTTGGAGCCGGTGAAAAAGATCGAGCGCAGGACACCACCTGCGAGCAGGATGGCCATCATCAGGGCCGGCGGTGTGTCGGCGGTGAAGAGGCCCTGCGCCGCTAGCAGGACGCCGCCCAGCACGGCCGCAAAGCCGAGCACGCGGGGAAAGCCGAAACGGGCGAAGATCTTTTCGACCATGAACTTGCTGATGATCGCGCCGATGGCCGAGATGAAGGTAATCGCACCCGATTGGAACGGATTGAGCCCGAAACCCAATTGCAGCATCAGCGGCAGGAGGAACGGCATGGCGCCAACGCCGATGCGGAACAGCGAGCCGCCAGTGATCGAGGACCGGAACAGCTTGTGGCGGAACAGCCTGGGATCGAGCAGTGGATATTTGGTTTTTCGCGCATGCAGCAGATAGAGCAGGGCCGCTGTGGCGCCCACGGCCAGGGTCATATAGCCATAGATGATCGGCAGCGCCGGCAGGCTGATGACCGAAAGTCCGAAGACCGAGCCGGCAAACGCCACCGCGGCGATGAAAAAGCCCACAATATCCACTGAGCGGGGCGTGCGTTCATCGGGCACGTTGAGATAGATGCCAGAGAGGATGATGCCCGCAACTCCGATGGGAATATTGATCCAGAAAATCCAGTGCCAACTGAGATAGGTGGTGAGAAACCCGCCGATCAGCGGCCCGGTCACCGGCGCCACCAGGGCCGGTACGGTCAGCCAAGCCATGGCCGACACCAGTTCATTGCGCGGCGTCGAGCGTACCAGCAAAAGGCGCCCCACCGGCGTCATCATAGATGACCCGATTCCTTGAAAAAAGCGTGACGCTACAAAGGTTTCCAGCGAATAGGCGAAGGAACAGGCCAGCGAGCCCAGCATGAACACGAAAATGGCCAGCCGGAAGATGTTCTTGGCGCCGAACCGGTCCGCCATCCAGCCGCTGATCGGGATAAAAATGGCCAGGGCGACGAAATAGGCCGTGAGGGCGAGTTTAAGCGCAATCGGCTCGGAGCCGATATCGGTCGCGATGGCGGGCAGCGACGTGGCAATGACGGTCGAGTCCATCTGTTCCATGAACAGGGCGACCGCCAGGATGAGCGGGGTAACGCGGATCAAGGTACTAATTGTCTAGGGACAAGCAGGAACAATCGCGAATGCGACCCGCGCACTATGGGCTGATCCGTCGCATACGCCTAGTCAAAAAACGCAGCCTCAGGCGCTCCAGCTAGCGCCGGCTGCGCAGCCACCCGGCCAGCACGGGAAGAATAAAGGCGCTGGCATAATAGACGTAGACATCGAGCTTGTAATAGCCGTCCGCCGGCTGCAGCAGCAGCACGATGAAAACATAATCCATCACCATGGCAATTGCGGCCCAGATCAACCCTACCGCGAGCCCCTGGGTGATCGTTCTGATATGGGCCCACCGCAAGAGCACGAATATCGTGGCGGCAAGGCCGAGCGGGCTGACATACCAGCCAAGATATTCGGTCGGCACGAAGGGGAACAGGGCAATGCCCATAGCATAGCCGAAGAACCAGAGCAGCAGTCCCCAGCCGACCCCGTATTGAAGGTAAAGTCGCCAATCGTTCATTGCAGCACCTGACAGCGTTCCTGGCACGAAGACTATCATGCCTTCGCTGGCTCGATTTTGCCATGGATCAAGCCGCGGCGCTGGCCGGCCGCCACAAAGCGCCATGGGGACACTAGGCAAAACCAGCCCCGGGTGCTATTGACCCTCGCCAACCTGAACCCGCGAGTCCTCTCCGCCGGTTCACATTCCAACAGTTCTGGATTTCATCAGAAGGCAGGAAGGGTCTGGCCTTGGCGAAGATTATTACCACCATCACCGGCGAAGCGGCGCTGACATTCGATGACGTGCTGCTCCAGCCGGCGCGTTCCGACATCCTGCCTACCGAAACCGACATTTCCACCTATGTCACCAAGGATATCGCGCTCAAGCTGCCAATCCTGTCCTCGGCCATGGACACGGTGACCGAGGCCAATATGGCTATTGCCATGGCCCAGGCCGGCGGCATGGGGGTCATTCACAAGAACCTTACCGCCGAGCAGCAGGCCGAGCAGGTGCGCATGGTCAAGAGCTTCGAAAGCGGCATGGTGGTGAACCCCATCACCATCGGCCCCGAAGCCACGCTTTCCGACGCGCTGGCGCTGATGCAGCAAAGCCGGATCTCGGGCATTCCGGTGGTCGAGAATGGTGGTAAGGGCGGCCGCGCCATCGGCCGGCTGGTGGGTATTCTCACCAATCGCGACGTGCGCTTCGCCTCCAACCCCAACCAGCCCATTGCCGAGCTGATGACCCGGGACAACCTCATCACCGTGGGTGAGGGCGTGTCCAAGGAAGAGGCCAAGGTGCTGCTGCACCGCAACCGCATTGAAAAGCTGCTGGTGGTCGATCCCGACTATCGCTGCATTGGCCTGATCACCGTCAAGGACATCGAAAAGGCCCAGCTGCACCCCAATGCGGTCAAGGACGAACAGGGGCGTCTGCGCGTTGCCGCTGCCTCCACCGTAGGCGACAATGGCTTCGAGCGGTCGCTGCAGCTCATCGATGCCGGCGTCGACCTTCTTGTCATCGACACGGCGCATGGCCATTCGGTGCGGGTCGCCGAGGCTGTCGAGCGGGTCAAGCGCGAAAGCAATTCCACCCGCATCGTGGCGGGCAATGTCGCCACACCCGAGGCGACGCGTGCGCTGATCGATGCCGGCGCCGATGCCATCAAGGTCGGCATTGGCCCCGGTTCCATCTGCACCACCCGCATTGTCGCCGGTGTCGGTGTGCCGCAATTGGCGGCCGTCATGGGCTGCGCGGAGGAAGCCAGCAAGTCCGGCGTACCTGTCATCGCTGATGGCGGCATCAAATTCTCCGGCGACATGGCCAAGGCCCTGGCTGGTGGCGCCTCCTGCGTCATGGTCGGCTCGCTGCTGGCGGGCACGGATGAGGCCCCGGGCGAGGTTTTCCTCTATCAGGGCCGTTCCTATAAATCCTATCGCGGCATGGGCTCAGTGGGCGCCATGGGCGCCGGCTCGGCCGACCGCTATTTCCAGCAGGACGTGCGCGACCAGATGAAGCTCGTGCCCGAAGGCATCGAGGGCCAGGTGCCCTATAAGGGCCCGGTCAATGCTGTGCTGCATCAGCTCGCCGGCGGCCTGCGTGCCTCCATGGGCTATACCGGCGCCCACACGCTCAAGGATTTCCGCGAGAATTCGGTTTTCGTCAAAATCTCGGGCGCAGCGCTCAGCGAAAGCCACGTGCACGACGTTACCATCACCCGCGAAGCCCCGAACTATCGTAGCGGGCGCTGATCAGCCCTCCACGTGTGGCCCTCGGACTGATCCGAGGGCCACTCGGCACGACCACGAAGCCGGGCCCGTGACAGGTCCTCGCATCAGGCGCGAGGGCGGCCGGAATTGCGTTTCGACATCGGGACCACAGGTTGCGGCGTGCCGGCCGAAAACCGATTCAGTTCCAAGCCGTTACTGACAAAACCCGACTCTCTGGCGGAGCCTGAACTATGATCCTCGTTGAAAAACTGCTGGTCCTCGCCGTGGCCTTGCAGGCCTTTCTGGCCATCAGCTTGATCCTTTGGCTCGGTTTGGAGCGTGTGCCGCGGGTCATGCGTGGGGAAATTCGGGTGGCTGACATTGCCGTGGACAGAAGCGCCTATCCCCTCAAGGCGCGGCTACTTTCGAACAGCGTCGACAATCAGTTTCAGCTTCCGATCCTGTTCTTTGTGGGCGCAGTTCTGTTGCTGCAGGCCGATCTTGCCGACTGGTTCAGCGTGATCCTGGCCTTTCTGTTCGTGGCCTTGCGCTACGTCCACGCGGCCATCCACGTCACCACCAATCGCGTCTATCGCCGCTTTGTCATCTACACTGCCGGACTTGCCGTGCTGTCCCTGTTCTGGCTATGGCTGGTCCTTCGTATTCTCCTGCTTCCGAGTGCCTGACCCATGCGCTTCCCCGGCCGTCTCGCCGCCGCCATTGACGTTCTGACCGATGTCGAAACGCGCCATCGGCCCGTTTCCGAAGCGCTCAAGGCCTGGGGCATCAACAATCGCTTTGCCGGGGCAGGCGACCGCGCCGCTATTGGCAATCTCGTCTATGACGCCTTGCGCAAACGCGCTTCCCACGCCGCTGCCATGGGCAGCGACAGCCCGCGTGCCCTTGTGCTGGCCGTGGCCATGCGCGATTGGGGGGAAACGCCAGAGAGCCTGAACGAGGCCTTTGCCGGCGATGCCCATGCCCCCCAGGCTCTGAATGCCGATGAAGCTGCTGGCGCCGATGCCGACCTGTCCGGGGCGGCGGCGGCCGATCGGGCCGATTTTCCGCAATGGCTGGCGCCGTCGCTGCAACGCGCCTTTGGCGATGACTGGATTGCCGAAGGCCAGGCCATGGCCGGCAGACCCTCGCTCGACCTGCGTGCCAACGCACTCAAGGCCTCGCCGGAAAAGGTCATCAAATCGCTGGCGCGATTTTCGCCTCAGCCAACCACTATCGCCCCTTTCGGCATCACCATGCCGGCCGGCCCGCGCGATGCACGCACACCCAATGTCACCACGGACGAAGGCTATCAGAAGGGCTGGTTCGAAGTGCAGGACCAGGGCAGCCAGATCGTGGCGGCCTTGGCGGGAGCCCAGCAGGGCGAGCAGGTGCTCGATCTCTGCGCGGGGGCAGGGGGCAAGACCCTGGCCCTTGCCGCGCTCATGGGCAATAAGGGCCAGATATTTGCCTATGACGCCGACCGTGCGCGCCTGGCGCCCATCTATGAGCGCCTGAAGCGCAATGCCGTCCGCAATGCGCAGGTGCGTGCCCCGCAGGACGGCGCGCTGGACGATCTTATTGGCAAAATGGACCGCGTGGTCGTCGATGCACCCTGCACCGGCACCGGCACCTGGCGCCGTCGTCCCGATACCAAATGGAAGCTGACGCCCGAACTGCTTGCCCAGCGCCAGTCCGAACAGGCCGCGCTTCTGATCGAAGCCGCGCGCTACCTCAAGTCCGGCGGCGTGCTGGTCTATATTACATGCTCCATTCTGCCCGAGGAAAATGACGATCAGGTCGCAGCTTTCCTGGCGGCCAATGCCGACTTTTCCACCATGGATATGGCGGTGGCCTGGCGGCAGGCGCTGATCACCGAAATTCCCGATGGCCTGGTGACGCCGAGGGGCGGTGTCTGCCTGACGCCGCGCCGCACCAATACGGACGGCTTTTACTGCCATCTGCTGCGCAAGGCGTGGGCCAAGTGAACCGCTGGCGCCGATGAGCCGTTCTGCTCTCTGAAGACCCAAAGGGGAGAACGAGATGCAGTCCGCCACTATAGACTATCGTACGCCGCAACCATGGATCGCCCTGGCCGCCTTTCTGGTTGCCGTTCTGGGCATTGGCGCTTTGATCGGTACGCAGTCGCAGCCCGGCGTCTGGTACGAAAATCTCGTCAAGCCGCCGCTCAATCCGCCCAATTGGGTCTTCGGCCCAGTCTGGTTCACGCTCTATGTCATGATCGCCATTGCCGGCTGGCGCGTGTGGATGGCGGCGCCACGATCAGCGGCGATGAAATTCTGGGGCGCGCAAATGCTGCTGAACTGGGCCTGGTCGCCGGTGTGGTTTTTGGCGCAGATGCCCTGGTTGGCCTTCATCATTCTCGTCGCGATGTGGTTGGCCATTGCCGGCTTCATCCTCGCCGCACGCCGGCACGATCCCATCGCAGCCTGGCTTTTTGTCCCCTATATCGCCTGGGTGAGCTTTGCCGGCTATCTCAATCTGTCCATCGCGCTGCTGAACTAGGCGGGCCGAATGGTCACTTTCGCCGGGCGTTCCGGCTCGAGCATGCGCGCCCAGCCGACCACGGGCGCCTCCAGCCAGCGGTAGGATGCCGTTGCGACAACAAGCGACGCCAGCACCACGGCGGCCGAGGCGCTCCAGAACGCGGTGGCATCGGTCATCGTCCCAAGGGCCATGTCGGGCAACCAGAACCTGCGCACCAGTTCGATGAGCAGGTAGTGCCAGACATAGATGCCGAATGACACCCGCGCGACATAGCCGACCAAGGGATTGTCGAGCAGGCGACCGGCCAGCAGGGTCGATGGGCCAAGAGCCAGTGCCAGGGCAACCATGGCGTGCATGATGGGGAAGCGGTAGGGGACCTGGAGCAGGCCATAGAGTTCGCCGCCCTCAAAACGAGCCGTGAGATACATGAAGATGCCCGCCCCGATCATCGCGGCGAGAAAGACCATATCGGCGGCCCAATTCCGTTTGCCGGCAAGAAGTGTCTGCAGTCCGCCTGCCAGCGCGCCCAGCGCAAACATGGCAAAAAAGCTGAACGGATTGAACCAGGGCATCCAGACCTTGGCGCCGCCCTGCAGGCCGTATTCCCAGCCACGGTTTATGGGATCGACCGTGACCAGATTATAGAAGGTCATATGCGCGAGCAGAGCCGCGCCGATGACGCCGAACCAGGCCAGGCGTTTGCCCCATGGCGGCAGCGCGCGGCCATAGGCCACCAGAACGGCAAAACCCAGGGGCAGGAAAAAGTAGGAGCTGGCCTCAAAGCCGATTGACCAGAGAGGGCTGTTCACCTCGACGGGAAACAGGGTCAGCCAGTGCCAGTCGCTGACCAATGCAAAGCCCGCCACGAGGCGAAGCCATAGCCATTGATCCAGTTTGACGTCGAACAGGGCCACGCTGAGAATAAAGGTGACGATGAGCGCCAGCCAGAAACAGGGCAAAATACGCGCCGCGCGGCGAAGCCAGTAGACGCGCAGCGAGGGGAGATCGCCGCCGGCATCCAGCGCCCGCCAGAACGGAATGGACAGCAGGAACCCGCTGAGCACGAAGAACAGGCCCACGCCCAGGCCGCCGCCATTGCTCAAAACCTGCATGGGCTCCGAGCCGAGCGGGGTGCGAAAGTCGATGCGCTGCGCCAGATGATGAAACAGCACAATGAGGCAGGCGGAGGCCCGCACAAAGTCCGCACCAAGCAGGCGAGCGTCTTGATTCCCCATTGTTCCCCCAATATTGCATGGGCGTTCCTCCAACGCCCCGCTTGCGGAATCCGCATCCTCTGGCTAAAGGCTCGCCATGCAGCACCCAGATACCGTCTCCCGTAACGACACCATTCTCATTGTCGACTTCGGTTCGCAAGTCACGCAGTTGATTGCGCGCCGCATTCGCGAGACCGGGGTCTATTGCGAAATCCATCCATTCCAGTCCGCAGGCGCGGCCATGGCCGAACTCAACCCGAAAGGCGTGGTGCTGTCGGGCAGCCCGGCCTCGACGCTGGACGAGAACGCCCCCACCATCGATCCGGTCATTCTCGAAGCCGGGGTGCCGATCCTGGGCATATGTTATGGCCAGCAGGCGCTTTGCATGGCGCTGGGAGGCAAGGTCGAGGCCGGGCATCATCGCGAATTCGGCCGTGCCGAGGTGACCGTGCACAAGGCCAACAGCCTTTCGGATGGCGTCTGGGACCTCGATTCGCACCATCAAGTCTGGATGAGCCACGGCGACCGCGTGGTGGCATTGCCTGAAGGGTTCGAGGTGGTGGGCACCTCGCCCAATGCGCCCTTTGCCATGATTGCCAATGAAGAGCGCCGCATCTGGGCGGTGCAGTTCCACCCCGAAGTGGTGCACACGCCCGACGGCGCCAAGCTCTACGCCAATTTTGTGCACAACATTTGCGGCATCGCCAGCAATTGGACCATGGCGGCCTACCGCCAGAAGATGATCGAGAAAATCCGAGAGCAGGTCGGCGGCGGCAAGGTTATTTGCGGCCTTTCGGGCGGTGTCGATTCCTCGGTCGCGGCTGTGCTCATCCATGAAGCGATCGGCGACCAGCTCACCTGCATCTATGTCGATCACGGCCTGATGCGGCTGAACGAGAGCGAGCAGGTCGTCACCATGTTCCGCGACCAGTTCAACATTCCGCTGGTTCATGTCGATGCCGAAGATCTGTTCGTCGGCGAACTGGAAGGCCAGTCGGACCCCGAAACCAAGCGCAAGATCATCGGTCGGCTGTTCATCGAAGTGTTCGAGGAAGAGGCCAAGAAGCTCGGCGGCGCCGATTTCCTGGCCCAGGGCACGCTTTATCCGGACGTGATCGAAAGCGTCTCCTTCACCGGCGGGCCATCGGTCACCATCAAGTCGCACCACAATGTGGGTGGCCTGCCCGAGCGCATGAATATGAAGCTTGTCGAGCCACTGCGCGAATTGTTCAAGGACGAAGTGCGTGCCCTGGGCCGTGAGCTGGGCATTCCCGAAAGCTTCATCGGCCGCCATCCCTTCCCGGGACCGGGCCTGGCCATTCGCTGCCCTGGCGGCATTACCCGCGAAAAGCTCGGCATCCTCAGGCAGGCCGACGCGATCTATCTCGATGAAATCCGCAAGTCCGGCCAGTATGACAAGATTTGGCAAGCCTTTGCCGTGCTCTTGCCGGTACAGACTGTTGGCGTCATGGGTGATGGCCGCACCTATGAATTTGTATGCGCCCTCCGGGCGGTGACCTCGGTCGATGGCATGACTGCCGATTTCTATCAGTTCGACATGAACTTCCTGGGCAAGACGGCAACCCGCATCATCAACGAAGTGCGCGGCATCAACCGGGTGGTCTACGACGTGACGTCCAAACCGCCAGGGACGATTGAGTGGGAGTAGCCACCGGCAGCGCGAAGCGCTGCAAAATCAGTCCGGTGGACTGATTTTAGGTGGCTACGCCCGAATGGCCATGCGCGCAGGGCCCAGCTCCGCAATGGGCGCGATGTCGTGCCGGACACGTGGAAAGTACCCGTACCTGCATGTCCGGTCGATCAACTGTTGCTTCGGCCATCTTGACTCTGTGGCACGGACGATATTTGCTAGAACAAATAGTGAACATTACGGACGGCGATCATGGACATTGAACCGGATATGTTCGGCCACCGGCCATCACCGGTGGAACATAGAAGCTATTTCGCGATCTATCCCGAACCGGCCATTGCGCAGCGGATCGAGCATGAGGCAAGGGTGCTGGGCCGGCAGCACAATGTGCGGCGCGTCGTGCCCGCCGGACGCCTGCATCTGTCGCTCAATGGACTGCAACGCGGGCCGGAACTGGAGCCGCACCAGCTCGAAGAGGCGCTGCTGGCAGGCGACGCCATCCGCCGACCGGCATTCGACCTGATCCTGGATCGCATTCAGACCTGGGACAACGGCCGGTCGGG belongs to Devosia sp. XK-2 and includes:
- a CDS encoding MAPEG family protein encodes the protein MILVEKLLVLAVALQAFLAISLILWLGLERVPRVMRGEIRVADIAVDRSAYPLKARLLSNSVDNQFQLPILFFVGAVLLLQADLADWFSVILAFLFVALRYVHAAIHVTTNRVYRRFVIYTAGLAVLSLFWLWLVLRILLLPSA
- the guaA gene encoding glutamine-hydrolyzing GMP synthase codes for the protein MQHPDTVSRNDTILIVDFGSQVTQLIARRIRETGVYCEIHPFQSAGAAMAELNPKGVVLSGSPASTLDENAPTIDPVILEAGVPILGICYGQQALCMALGGKVEAGHHREFGRAEVTVHKANSLSDGVWDLDSHHQVWMSHGDRVVALPEGFEVVGTSPNAPFAMIANEERRIWAVQFHPEVVHTPDGAKLYANFVHNICGIASNWTMAAYRQKMIEKIREQVGGGKVICGLSGGVDSSVAAVLIHEAIGDQLTCIYVDHGLMRLNESEQVVTMFRDQFNIPLVHVDAEDLFVGELEGQSDPETKRKIIGRLFIEVFEEEAKKLGGADFLAQGTLYPDVIESVSFTGGPSVTIKSHHNVGGLPERMNMKLVEPLRELFKDEVRALGRELGIPESFIGRHPFPGPGLAIRCPGGITREKLGILRQADAIYLDEIRKSGQYDKIWQAFAVLLPVQTVGVMGDGRTYEFVCALRAVTSVDGMTADFYQFDMNFLGKTATRIINEVRGINRVVYDVTSKPPGTIEWE
- the guaB gene encoding IMP dehydrogenase; the encoded protein is MAKIITTITGEAALTFDDVLLQPARSDILPTETDISTYVTKDIALKLPILSSAMDTVTEANMAIAMAQAGGMGVIHKNLTAEQQAEQVRMVKSFESGMVVNPITIGPEATLSDALALMQQSRISGIPVVENGGKGGRAIGRLVGILTNRDVRFASNPNQPIAELMTRDNLITVGEGVSKEEAKVLLHRNRIEKLLVVDPDYRCIGLITVKDIEKAQLHPNAVKDEQGRLRVAAASTVGDNGFERSLQLIDAGVDLLVIDTAHGHSVRVAEAVERVKRESNSTRIVAGNVATPEATRALIDAGADAIKVGIGPGSICTTRIVAGVGVPQLAAVMGCAEEASKSGVPVIADGGIKFSGDMAKALAGGASCVMVGSLLAGTDEAPGEVFLYQGRSYKSYRGMGSVGAMGAGSADRYFQQDVRDQMKLVPEGIEGQVPYKGPVNAVLHQLAGGLRASMGYTGAHTLKDFRENSVFVKISGAALSESHVHDVTITREAPNYRSGR
- a CDS encoding acyltransferase, with the protein product MGNQDARLLGADFVRASACLIVLFHHLAQRIDFRTPLGSEPMQVLSNGGGLGVGLFFVLSGFLLSIPFWRALDAGGDLPSLRVYWLRRAARILPCFWLALIVTFILSVALFDVKLDQWLWLRLVAGFALVSDWHWLTLFPVEVNSPLWSIGFEASSYFFLPLGFAVLVAYGRALPPWGKRLAWFGVIGAALLAHMTFYNLVTVDPINRGWEYGLQGGAKVWMPWFNPFSFFAMFALGALAGGLQTLLAGKRNWAADMVFLAAMIGAGIFMYLTARFEGGELYGLLQVPYRFPIMHAMVALALALGPSTLLAGRLLDNPLVGYVARVSFGIYVWHYLLIELVRRFWLPDMALGTMTDATAFWSASAAVVLASLVVATASYRWLEAPVVGWARMLEPERPAKVTIRPA
- a CDS encoding MFS transporter, whose translation is MIRVTPLILAVALFMEQMDSTVIATSLPAIATDIGSEPIALKLALTAYFVALAIFIPISGWMADRFGAKNIFRLAIFVFMLGSLACSFAYSLETFVASRFFQGIGSSMMTPVGRLLLVRSTPRNELVSAMAWLTVPALVAPVTGPLIGGFLTTYLSWHWIFWINIPIGVAGIILSGIYLNVPDERTPRSVDIVGFFIAAVAFAGSVFGLSVISLPALPIIYGYMTLAVGATAALLYLLHARKTKYPLLDPRLFRHKLFRSSITGGSLFRIGVGAMPFLLPLMLQLGFGLNPFQSGAITFISAIGAIISKFMVEKIFARFGFPRVLGFAAVLGGVLLAAQGLFTADTPPALMMAILLAGGVLRSIFFTGSNAIGYADISDEEASQATAIVAVAQQLSVAFGVAVAGAILEVTSTLSGGHLTLLNFQIAFFTVGGLSALAGLVYFRLPHDAGNNVSGHKAARE
- a CDS encoding 2'-5' RNA ligase family protein, translating into MDIEPDMFGHRPSPVEHRSYFAIYPEPAIAQRIEHEARVLGRQHNVRRVVPAGRLHLSLNGLQRGPELEPHQLEEALLAGDAIRRPAFDLILDRIQTWDNGRSGRRGSVPTVLNCSAPPREALALYEDLRRQIRQAGLRVGGHQFNPHITLWYAPARLPALALRYPVHIRVNRFCLVHSIAGAGRAEHLASWPLKF
- a CDS encoding RsmB/NOP family class I SAM-dependent RNA methyltransferase, translated to MRFPGRLAAAIDVLTDVETRHRPVSEALKAWGINNRFAGAGDRAAIGNLVYDALRKRASHAAAMGSDSPRALVLAVAMRDWGETPESLNEAFAGDAHAPQALNADEAAGADADLSGAAAADRADFPQWLAPSLQRAFGDDWIAEGQAMAGRPSLDLRANALKASPEKVIKSLARFSPQPTTIAPFGITMPAGPRDARTPNVTTDEGYQKGWFEVQDQGSQIVAALAGAQQGEQVLDLCAGAGGKTLALAALMGNKGQIFAYDADRARLAPIYERLKRNAVRNAQVRAPQDGALDDLIGKMDRVVVDAPCTGTGTWRRRPDTKWKLTPELLAQRQSEQAALLIEAARYLKSGGVLVYITCSILPEENDDQVAAFLAANADFSTMDMAVAWRQALITEIPDGLVTPRGGVCLTPRRTNTDGFYCHLLRKAWAK
- a CDS encoding TspO/MBR family protein, which encodes MQSATIDYRTPQPWIALAAFLVAVLGIGALIGTQSQPGVWYENLVKPPLNPPNWVFGPVWFTLYVMIAIAGWRVWMAAPRSAAMKFWGAQMLLNWAWSPVWFLAQMPWLAFIILVAMWLAIAGFILAARRHDPIAAWLFVPYIAWVSFAGYLNLSIALLN
- a CDS encoding helix-turn-helix domain-containing protein; translated protein: MQTLVSACPIEDVMRVLSGRWPSLLLYYLKDGTKRFSDLQRDNPSVSHRILSLELRKLEQAGLVARTAFPGYPLRVEYDLTPAGTQLMPLIDSLADWWSTSARLRARHAVPAEA
- a CDS encoding MFS transporter; its protein translation is MSRVTPLILATALFMENMDSTVIATSLAAIAADIGTDPISLKLALTAYLVALAIFIPISSWMADRFGARRVFRTAMLVFMIGSIACAFSGSLAQFVGARFIQGMGGAMMGPVARLVLVRMTPRHQLVDAMAWLTIPALIGPIVGPPFGGFLTTYFSWHWIFIINVPIGLLGMALVGFALPNDQRNKPRNIDGKGFVLAGLAFALFAFGCSVISLPALPPIYGVVAAVLGIGLGYFYTRHALVAEYPLLDLRLLRLPIFRVSVVAGSFFRLGQGAVPFLFPLMLQLSFGLTPFESGMVTFVAAIGALAAKFVANWMFKTWGFKYPLVVSTLVSTLGILVMGFYAPGTPFPLILGILVFTGFWQSMFWTGSNAFVFADVEDKDAGQANVMSQVWGQLMFAMGVALGGGTLELAHRLRGGDELALADFHMAFYVVSAVSAIAVVMFLRIPRNAGHQLMGGPHMH